In Diabrotica undecimpunctata isolate CICGRU chromosome 4, icDiaUnde3, whole genome shotgun sequence, a single genomic region encodes these proteins:
- the LOC140440374 gene encoding uncharacterized protein translates to MLKLLIFGLFYLHTIFADDGYKCRVETLAEFNDTSIYCKSLKLDDKELPLDGPIPSTKIVHLNLFDCTGKIDENSFPKLKGVLTSINIYEVDLENFVLPEIPKLTYIGISGSNIPSLNGAFKNVKNLESISLGRDEFEIKEGDLDGLTKLHNLRFDNVKVQLNKRMLQDLRKLQTLYVKKGRVGNVPSDAFQNNPDITVIELDDTSIKTIEPGTFDNLQKLDRLDIKSTDLQTFDVNLTKQLKSLNSLGIPARTLKGLDVKKLLENCPKLFTFNFKRNDVSCPEVKSLFDEIKKTGRFMGVAYMSADDEKTC, encoded by the exons AT GCTGAAGCTACTGATCTTTGGACTATTCTACCTTCATACAATTTTCGCTGATGACGGCTATAAATGTAGAGTCGAGACTCTGGCTGAGTTCAACGACACTAGTATCTATTGCAAAAGCTTAAAATTAGATGATAAGGAGTTGCCCTTAGATGGACCAATACCATCGACTAAGATTGTCCACTTAAATCTGTTTGATTGTACCGGAAAAATCGACGAAAACTCATTTCCTAAACTAAAAGGGGTGCTGACATCAATTAACATAT ACGAAGTAGATCTGGAAAACTTTGTCTTGCCGGAAATACCAAAATTAACATACATAGGAATATCAGGGTCAAATATTCCGTCGCTAAATGGAGCATTTAAGAATGTCAAAAATTTAGAAAGTATTTCGTTAGGAAGAGATGAATTTGAGATTAAAGAAGGCGATTTAGATGGGTTGACCAAACTGCATAACTTAAGATTTGATAATGTGAAAgtgcaattaaataaaagaatgtTACAGGATCTCCGTAAGTTACAAACGTTATATGTGAAAAAAGGTCGCGTAGGAAACGTTCCTAGTGATGCTTTCCAAAACAATCCAG ATATAACAGTCATAGAATTGGATGATACTTCAATAAAAACGATCGAACCCGGAACTTTTGACAATCTCCAAAAATTGGATCGGCTTGACATCAAATCCACAGATCTACAGACTTTCGATGTGAACTTAACAAAACAATTAAAGAGCCTTAATTCATTAGGCATTCCCGCTAGAACTCTTAAAGGGCTGGAtgtaaaaaaattgttagagAATTGCCCAAAGTTGTTTACCTTCAATTTCAAGCGTAATGATGTATCGTGTCCCGAAGTGAAATCTTTATTTGATGAAATTAAAAAAACTGGAAGATTCATGGGTGTAGCTTATATGAGTGCTGACGatgaaaaaacttgttaa